From one Pseudobdellovibrionaceae bacterium genomic stretch:
- a CDS encoding cation transporter: MADSCCQKKGDDLKLLAKRQANVLWIVLGINLTMFFVEFASGIYYQSLALTGDSLDMFGDALAYGSSLYVVSKGISAKARASQFKAVLMIVLGIAFGVNATYKVFFEANPNPTAMVVIGVIALGLNLVCLALLNRHKSDDINFTSVWLCSRNDIIANTSVLVAAGLVAITGTKWPDLIVGGAIAFLFLRSAFFILKESKSILKEANA, encoded by the coding sequence ATGGCTGATTCTTGCTGTCAAAAGAAGGGGGACGATTTAAAGTTACTTGCAAAGAGGCAAGCAAATGTTCTTTGGATCGTACTCGGAATTAATTTGACAATGTTCTTTGTGGAGTTTGCATCTGGAATTTATTATCAGTCACTAGCTTTAACTGGTGATTCCTTAGATATGTTTGGCGATGCTTTAGCTTATGGCAGCAGCCTCTATGTGGTTTCAAAAGGAATCTCTGCAAAGGCAAGGGCATCCCAATTCAAAGCAGTTTTGATGATTGTTTTAGGTATCGCATTTGGAGTCAATGCGACATATAAAGTCTTCTTTGAAGCCAATCCCAATCCAACAGCAATGGTAGTCATTGGGGTAATAGCTTTAGGGCTCAACCTTGTTTGCTTGGCCTTACTGAATCGCCACAAATCTGATGACATCAATTTTACGTCTGTATGGTTGTGTTCTCGTAATGACATTATTGCCAATACATCAGTGCTTGTGGCGGCCGGTTTAGTAGCGATTACTGGCACAAAGTGGCCCGATTTAATAGTGGGAGGAGCCATTGCCTTTTTGTTTTTAAGGTCAGCGTTTTTCATACTGAAAGAGTCAAAATCCATTCTTAAAGAGGCTAATGCGTGA